A region from the Triticum urartu cultivar G1812 chromosome 1, Tu2.1, whole genome shotgun sequence genome encodes:
- the LOC125511394 gene encoding TOM1-like protein 1, protein MSDNLMDKVNALGERLKISGAEVSRKMSTGVTSMSFKMKEFFQGQNMADKIVDEATLETMDGPDWATNLEICDMANTERVNSVELIRAIKRRIMLKSPRVQYLALVLLETIVKNCEKAFSEIAAERVLDEMVKLIDDPQTIVNNRNKALMLIEAWGESGEELRYLPVYEETYKSLRSRGIRFPGRDDESLAPIFTPPRSVPAAEPYSDAAQDGYQEIPDESFAPVRAAPSVQVDEALEVARNSVELLSTVLSSSPQKEALEDDLTTTLVQQCQQCQYTIQRIVETAGDNEAQLFEALSIHDELQKVLSKYEDLKEPIVAEPEPEPAMIPVTVEPEESPRAVGKDTPSRKSAGSGGRSSGGDDLLQDLDDMIFGKKAGTASQQERTPRKEQKDDFIGL, encoded by the exons ATGAGCGACAATCTCATGGACAAAGTTAACGCCCTGGGCGAGCGCCTCAAGATCAGCGGCGCGGAAGTCAGCCGCAAGATGTCCACCGGCGTCACTAGCATGAGTTTCAAGATGAAGGAGTTTTTCCAAGGCCAGAACATGGCCGACAAGATTGTTGACGAGGCCACCTTGGAGACCATGGACGGCCCCGATTGGGCTACCAATCTTGAGATATGCGATATGGCCAACACCGAGAGGGTCAACAGCGTCGAGCTCATCCGCGCCATCAAGAGGCGAATCATGCTCAAGAGCCCAAGGGTGCAGTATCTGGCTCTTGTCCTCCTCGAGACCATTGTCAAGAACTGCGAGAAGGCTTTCTCCGAGATTGCTGCGGAGCGGGTCCTTGATGAAATGGTGAAGCTTATTGATGACCCACAGACTATAGTCAACAACAGAAACAAGGCGCTCATGCTTATTGAAGCATGGGGAGAGTCAGGAGAAGAGCTCCGCTACCTTCCTGTGTATGAAGAAACTTACAAG AGCTTAAGGTCTAGGGGAATTCGCTTCCCTGGCCGCGATGATGAGAGCCTTGCGCCAATATTTACTCCTCCCCGTTCAGTACCTGCAGCTGAACCATATTCTGATGCAGCACAGGACGGGTATCAAGAAATTCCAGATGAAAGTTTTGCTCCAGTTCGTGCTGCCCCTTCTGTACAAGTCGACGAGGCTCTTGAGGTGGCTCGTAATAGCGTTGAACTTCTTTCCACAGTGCTATCATCATCTCCACAAAAAGAGGCTCTAGAG GATGACTTGACTACCACCCTGGTCCAGCAATGCCAACAGTGTCAATACACGATCCAGAGAATCGTTGAAACTGCAGGTGATAATGAGGCTCAACTCTTCGAGGCACTGAGTATCCACGATGAACTCCAGAAAGTTCTGTCCAAGTACGAAGACCTCAAGGAGCCCATCGTCGCAGAGCCTGAGCCAGAACCAGCGATGATTCCAGTCACGGTGGAGCCTGAGGAATCCCCACGCGCTGTTGGCAAAGACACCCCCTCGAGGAAATCAGCTGGGTCCGGTGGTCGCTCTAGCGGCGGGGATGACTTGCTTCAGGATCTCGACGACATGATCTTTGGTAAGAAAGCCGGCACCGCCTCCCAGCAGGAAAGGACTCCCCGGAAGGAGCAGAAGGACGATTTCATCGGCTTATGA